A genomic segment from Polyangium mundeleinium encodes:
- the tssC gene encoding type VI secretion system contractile sheath large subunit, producing MASESQAQGGAGVQTLEGGSLLDDILSETKMAPGDEGYEVAKRGVQAFIAELIAPKREGEKVDKALVDALIAEIDAKLSRQIDEILHHPTFQKLESAWRGLKFVVDRTDFRENVKVELLNCSKEDLLADFEDAPEVPKSGLYKLVYSAEFGQFGGRPYGAIIANYEFGPGPQDISLLQKCASVATMSHAPFIAAAGPQFFGLKDYLNLPNLKDLKALFEGPQYTKYNAFRETEDSRYVGLVMPRFLLRLPYGANTVPVKEFNYEENVIGQHDSYCWGNAVFAFATRLADSFAKYRWCPNIIGPQAGGSVENLPLHQYEAMGEIQTKIPTEIMLTERREYELSEEGFIGLTYRKDSDNACFFSANSVQKPKYFGQSEEGRAAELNYRLGTQLPYMFIMARIAHYLKVLQREQIGTWKERADLEKELNDWISQFVADQDVVSASIRGRRPLRKARIIVTEVEGNAGWYKVDMQVRPHFKYMGAFFTLSLVGKLDKE from the coding sequence ATGGCTTCCGAGTCCCAGGCGCAAGGCGGCGCGGGCGTACAGACGCTCGAAGGTGGCAGCCTTCTCGACGACATCCTCTCGGAGACCAAGATGGCTCCGGGCGATGAGGGCTACGAGGTCGCCAAGCGCGGCGTCCAGGCCTTCATCGCGGAGCTCATCGCGCCGAAGCGCGAGGGCGAGAAGGTCGACAAGGCCCTCGTCGACGCGCTGATCGCGGAGATCGACGCGAAGCTGTCGCGCCAGATCGACGAGATCCTCCACCACCCGACGTTCCAGAAGCTGGAGTCGGCGTGGCGTGGCCTCAAGTTCGTCGTGGACCGCACGGACTTCCGCGAGAACGTCAAGGTCGAGCTCCTGAACTGCTCGAAGGAAGACCTGCTCGCCGATTTCGAGGACGCCCCCGAGGTGCCCAAGAGCGGCCTTTACAAGCTCGTCTACTCGGCGGAGTTCGGCCAGTTCGGCGGCCGTCCCTACGGCGCGATCATCGCGAACTACGAGTTCGGCCCCGGCCCGCAGGACATCAGCCTCCTGCAGAAGTGCGCCTCCGTCGCGACGATGTCGCACGCGCCCTTCATCGCCGCGGCCGGCCCGCAGTTCTTCGGCCTGAAGGACTACCTGAACCTGCCGAACCTGAAGGACCTCAAGGCGCTCTTCGAAGGCCCGCAGTACACGAAGTACAACGCCTTCCGCGAGACCGAGGACTCCCGCTACGTCGGCCTCGTGATGCCGCGCTTCCTCCTCCGCCTCCCCTACGGCGCGAATACCGTGCCCGTGAAGGAGTTCAACTACGAGGAGAACGTCATCGGCCAGCACGATTCGTACTGCTGGGGCAACGCCGTCTTTGCGTTCGCGACGCGCCTGGCGGACAGCTTCGCCAAGTACCGCTGGTGCCCGAACATCATCGGCCCGCAGGCGGGCGGCTCGGTCGAGAACCTGCCGCTCCACCAGTACGAGGCGATGGGCGAGATCCAGACGAAGATCCCCACCGAGATCATGCTCACGGAGCGCCGCGAGTACGAGCTTTCGGAGGAGGGCTTCATCGGCCTCACCTACCGCAAGGACTCGGACAACGCGTGCTTCTTCTCGGCGAACAGCGTGCAGAAGCCGAAGTACTTCGGCCAGAGCGAGGAGGGCCGCGCGGCCGAGCTCAACTATCGCCTCGGCACGCAGCTCCCGTACATGTTCATCATGGCCCGCATCGCGCACTACCTGAAGGTGCTGCAGCGCGAGCAGATCGGTACGTGGAAGGAGCGCGCCGATCTCGAGAAGGAGCTCAACGACTGGATCTCGCAGTTCGTCGCCGATCAGGATGTCGTCTCGGCGAGCATCCGCGGCCGTCGTCCCCTCCGCAAGGCGCGTATCATCGTGACCGAGGTCGAGGGCAACGCCGGTTGGTACAAGGTCGACATGCAGGTGCGCCCGCACTTCAAGTACATGGGCGCATTCTTCACGTTGAGCCTCGTCGGCAAGCTCGACAAGGAATGA
- a CDS encoding homoserine dehydrogenase, with protein sequence MRGPANAEDPSTTSPRRGSIRLGLLGCGTVGGGVLELCAANARWLEGRVGAPLEVRRVLVRDPRKERVVACDPRWITTRPEDVVDDPEIDVVVEVMGGEGAALELVERAISAGKGVVTANKLLLAKHGPRLVDLAIARGTDLAFEGAVGGGIPIIRTLREAFASDWVERLAGIVNGTCNYVLGRMREGGLSLDEAVREAQAKGYAEADPSLDTGGHDAAHKLCVLAMLAFGARVPASALHVEGIEGIEERDHRYAERFGYVIKHLAIGRDFGDAIELRVHPTLIPKTSVLANVSGVLNAILLEGRALGPCMLYGRGAGDLRRP encoded by the coding sequence ATGCGTGGCCCTGCGAACGCCGAGGACCCCTCGACGACGTCTCCGCGGCGTGGATCGATCCGACTCGGCCTGCTCGGGTGCGGCACGGTGGGCGGCGGCGTGCTCGAGCTCTGCGCGGCGAACGCGCGGTGGCTCGAAGGCCGGGTCGGCGCGCCCCTCGAAGTGCGCCGCGTGCTCGTCCGTGATCCCCGGAAAGAGCGCGTCGTCGCTTGTGATCCGCGCTGGATCACCACGCGCCCCGAGGACGTCGTCGACGACCCGGAGATCGACGTCGTCGTCGAGGTGATGGGCGGCGAGGGGGCTGCGCTCGAGCTCGTGGAGCGCGCGATCTCGGCGGGCAAGGGCGTCGTCACGGCGAACAAGCTGCTCCTGGCCAAGCATGGGCCGCGCCTTGTCGACCTTGCGATCGCGCGCGGGACCGATCTCGCGTTCGAGGGCGCCGTCGGCGGCGGCATCCCCATCATCCGCACCCTGCGCGAGGCGTTCGCGAGCGACTGGGTCGAGCGGCTCGCGGGTATCGTCAACGGCACCTGCAACTACGTGCTCGGGCGCATGCGCGAGGGCGGGCTCAGCCTCGACGAGGCCGTGCGCGAGGCCCAGGCGAAGGGCTACGCCGAGGCCGATCCCTCGCTCGACACCGGTGGCCACGACGCCGCGCACAAGCTCTGCGTGCTGGCGATGCTGGCCTTCGGCGCGCGCGTCCCGGCGAGCGCGCTCCACGTCGAGGGGATCGAGGGCATCGAGGAGCGGGATCATCGGTATGCCGAGCGCTTCGGCTACGTGATCAAGCACCTCGCGATCGGCCGTGATTTCGGCGACGCGATCGAGCTCCGTGTGCATCCGACGCTCATCCCGAAGACGAGCGTGCTCGCGAACGTGTCGGGCGTCTTGAACGCGATCCTGCTCGAAGGCCGCGCGCTCGGCCCGTGCATGCTTTATGGCCGTGGCGCTGGTGATCTGCGACGGCCGTGA
- the tssA gene encoding type VI secretion system protein TssA, which produces MAASDAVEAAKNRVSALIEPISGGVGQDVSYDELFEAIKAEVDKAQSLEGGKIDWSKIVTNAEELLTEKSKDFRLAVYYAAAKAHTDGIQGAVDGLVVINELNTAFWDKMYPPIKRPRTRGNLMSWYGDQVAAAIGTFSPTAKDADIVGALDQQSRQLDGELRDKLGDAYPGMGSLRESSRRMLASVPKEAPPPPPPPPPPPPPPPPPPPPPPPPPVERAAPPPPAAVARPAAPPAYSAPAVETAAVEVSVPDGTAITDADSANAVLDQVSTLLMRAGEALRAADPSSAFAYRMSRTGLWLFMQQDPPAEGGQTYLPSPPDHVRGAFDGMAEASNWDGILASVDEVVSEHRLWLDPHRHVSNALEQLGYADAKFTHLREVALLLQRAPTLVDFTFNDGVPLADDLTKAWIDAEVRPVLGAGGGGGGGGAAAGGAPGGKGFRALDKAIGEARNLIENGDPLGAIQAVAKVAGQAVTPVDKFRGKLAIAQVCLQLGQLAIARAQLDGLERMAKQHKLDEWDPELCAELYGALYTALRGLNQGYEVSEEARKRENEAFERLCELDAAAAFRISIT; this is translated from the coding sequence ATGGCGGCGAGTGACGCGGTTGAAGCTGCAAAGAACCGAGTGTCGGCGTTGATCGAGCCGATCTCGGGGGGTGTTGGGCAGGACGTCTCGTACGACGAGCTCTTCGAAGCGATCAAGGCCGAGGTCGACAAGGCGCAGTCCCTCGAGGGCGGCAAGATCGACTGGTCGAAGATCGTGACGAACGCCGAGGAGCTGCTCACCGAGAAGTCGAAGGACTTTCGCCTCGCGGTGTATTACGCGGCGGCGAAGGCGCACACGGACGGGATCCAGGGCGCGGTCGATGGGCTCGTGGTCATCAACGAGCTGAACACCGCGTTCTGGGACAAGATGTATCCGCCGATCAAGCGCCCGCGCACGCGCGGCAACTTGATGAGCTGGTACGGCGATCAGGTCGCGGCCGCGATCGGAACCTTCAGCCCGACCGCGAAGGACGCGGACATCGTCGGCGCGCTCGATCAACAGAGCCGCCAGCTCGACGGAGAGCTCCGGGACAAACTCGGCGATGCGTACCCGGGCATGGGGTCGCTCCGCGAGTCGTCGCGGCGCATGCTCGCGAGTGTCCCGAAGGAAGCTCCGCCGCCGCCTCCTCCGCCACCGCCGCCTCCTCCGCCACCGCCGCCGCCTCCTCCGCCTCCTCCGCCGCCGCCCGTCGAGCGTGCTGCGCCGCCTCCGCCGGCGGCCGTCGCGCGCCCGGCGGCGCCGCCTGCGTATTCCGCGCCGGCCGTGGAGACGGCGGCGGTCGAGGTCTCGGTGCCGGATGGAACGGCCATCACGGATGCGGACTCGGCGAACGCGGTGCTCGATCAGGTGAGCACCTTGCTCATGCGCGCGGGGGAGGCGCTGCGCGCGGCCGATCCGTCGAGCGCGTTCGCGTATCGCATGAGCCGCACCGGCCTCTGGCTCTTCATGCAGCAGGATCCGCCGGCCGAGGGCGGACAAACCTACCTGCCTTCGCCGCCGGATCACGTGCGTGGCGCGTTCGACGGCATGGCCGAGGCGAGCAACTGGGATGGGATCCTCGCGTCGGTCGACGAGGTCGTGTCGGAGCATCGGCTCTGGCTCGATCCGCACCGGCACGTCTCGAATGCGCTCGAGCAACTCGGTTATGCGGACGCGAAGTTCACGCATTTGCGCGAGGTCGCGCTCCTCTTGCAGCGCGCGCCGACGCTCGTGGATTTCACGTTCAACGACGGCGTCCCGCTCGCCGACGATCTCACGAAGGCCTGGATCGACGCCGAGGTTCGTCCGGTCCTCGGAGCGGGCGGTGGTGGGGGCGGCGGCGGCGCGGCGGCGGGCGGCGCGCCGGGAGGCAAGGGGTTCCGCGCGCTCGACAAGGCGATCGGCGAGGCGCGGAACCTCATCGAGAATGGCGATCCGCTTGGGGCCATCCAGGCCGTGGCGAAGGTCGCGGGGCAGGCGGTGACGCCGGTCGACAAGTTCCGCGGCAAGCTCGCGATCGCGCAGGTTTGTCTGCAGCTCGGGCAGCTCGCGATCGCGCGCGCGCAGCTCGATGGGCTCGAGCGCATGGCGAAGCAGCACAAACTCGACGAGTGGGATCCGGAGCTCTGCGCGGAGCTTTATGGGGCGCTCTACACGGCGCTCCGCGGGTTGAACCAGGGATACGAGGTGAGCGAGGAAGCGCGTAAGCGCGAGAACGAGGCGTTCGAGCGTCTCTGCGAGCTGGACGCCGCGGCGGCCTTCCGCATCTCGATCACCTGA
- a CDS encoding type VI secretion system contractile sheath domain-containing protein produces the protein MAAETKGFMKGGMNFNVGEESPEQMEQVEGPLLPLRVLVVADLLPRDEHNAGASAPELAVRVDPLAFDDLFTRLRPRIALEVPSVLAEGNRARVDLAPTSLKSFRPDGLLTEVPLLRSLLDGKLTLEKLRDGTIDRDQARVELDRIWNSSPFVRDVLRLVSEAGSAPRAATFSAPTQSTTDASVASILDMVETEPSRAESAPVVPTRPQAPASDARFGALISAVANAGKSSSARFSPQEAIQRVEKAIGAQLGAILQHPEVRRLEEAWRGLQLFADRSKGTKGLKIDVVCARPELAAMALERAVRHNAGGEPPVSCAIVDVTITGTSATLAQLEEIARVAESQTVPVVLNASHALLGLDRLGDLERLDNKIALFSTPDQVRWQSTAQKPAMRWVTMAMNGILARAAYDKSTSRVREAVIKEEPADEGAMVWIAPAYGVGALVTQSFRETRWPCRVVGARSGGTLENLTIHEVRGHVDDAEVVAIPTQAFVSTDSQRELSKAGVLLLASAPNSDAVYVLAAPTSYVPPPKRTYDSASTEPEARLERVSLVDQLFVARIVQFLRVIAGRLPGNVAPSEAKSLVDRSLWALFEDAKPGSVEIVVNAHATSDGTAVAVTIRPRRFLGVALEEFSLEFLVG, from the coding sequence ATGGCCGCCGAAACGAAGGGTTTCATGAAGGGTGGGATGAACTTCAACGTGGGCGAGGAGAGCCCCGAGCAAATGGAGCAGGTCGAGGGGCCGCTCCTGCCGCTCCGCGTGCTCGTCGTCGCGGATCTCTTGCCGCGCGACGAACACAACGCCGGCGCCAGCGCGCCCGAGCTCGCGGTGCGGGTCGATCCGCTCGCGTTCGACGACCTCTTCACGCGCCTTCGCCCGCGCATCGCCCTCGAGGTGCCGAGCGTGCTCGCCGAGGGCAACCGCGCGCGCGTCGATCTCGCGCCGACGAGCCTCAAGAGCTTCCGGCCCGATGGGCTGCTCACCGAGGTCCCGCTCCTCCGCTCGCTCCTCGACGGCAAGCTGACGCTGGAGAAGCTCCGCGACGGCACCATCGATCGCGACCAGGCCCGCGTCGAGCTCGACCGGATCTGGAACTCTTCGCCCTTCGTGCGTGACGTCCTCCGCCTCGTCTCGGAGGCCGGCAGCGCGCCCCGCGCCGCAACGTTCTCCGCGCCCACGCAGAGCACGACCGACGCGTCGGTGGCCTCGATCCTCGACATGGTCGAGACCGAACCGAGCCGCGCCGAATCCGCACCCGTCGTGCCGACGCGGCCGCAGGCCCCCGCCTCCGACGCCCGCTTCGGCGCGCTCATCTCGGCCGTCGCGAACGCCGGCAAGTCGAGCTCGGCCCGCTTCAGCCCGCAGGAGGCCATCCAGCGCGTCGAGAAGGCCATCGGCGCGCAGCTCGGCGCGATCCTCCAGCACCCCGAGGTGCGCCGCCTGGAGGAGGCCTGGCGTGGCCTCCAGCTCTTCGCCGATCGCTCGAAGGGGACGAAGGGCCTCAAGATCGACGTCGTCTGCGCGCGCCCCGAGCTCGCGGCGATGGCGCTCGAACGCGCGGTCCGCCACAACGCCGGCGGCGAGCCCCCGGTCTCCTGCGCGATCGTGGACGTCACGATCACCGGCACCTCCGCGACGCTCGCCCAGCTCGAAGAGATCGCCCGCGTCGCCGAATCGCAGACCGTGCCCGTCGTGTTGAACGCGTCGCACGCGCTCCTCGGCCTGGATCGGCTCGGCGATCTCGAACGTCTCGACAACAAGATCGCCCTCTTCTCCACGCCGGATCAGGTGCGCTGGCAATCGACGGCGCAGAAGCCCGCGATGCGCTGGGTGACGATGGCGATGAACGGCATCCTCGCGCGCGCCGCCTACGACAAGTCGACCTCGCGCGTGCGCGAGGCCGTCATCAAGGAAGAGCCCGCGGACGAGGGCGCGATGGTCTGGATCGCGCCGGCCTACGGCGTGGGCGCGCTCGTCACGCAGAGCTTCCGCGAGACGCGCTGGCCATGCCGGGTCGTGGGCGCCAGGAGCGGCGGCACGCTCGAAAACCTCACGATCCACGAGGTGCGGGGGCACGTCGACGACGCCGAGGTCGTGGCGATCCCGACGCAGGCGTTCGTCTCGACAGACTCGCAACGCGAGCTCTCCAAGGCAGGCGTGCTCCTCCTCGCATCGGCCCCGAACAGCGACGCGGTCTATGTGCTCGCAGCCCCGACGTCCTACGTCCCGCCGCCCAAGCGCACGTACGACAGCGCCTCCACGGAGCCCGAAGCGCGGCTCGAGCGGGTCTCCTTGGTCGATCAGCTCTTCGTGGCCCGGATCGTCCAGTTCCTGCGTGTCATCGCCGGCCGTTTGCCCGGGAACGTCGCGCCCTCCGAGGCGAAATCGCTCGTGGATCGCTCGCTCTGGGCGCTCTTCGAGGATGCCAAGCCCGGCAGCGTGGAGATCGTGGTCAACGCGCACGCGACCTCGGACGGCACCGCCGTCGCCGTCACGATCCGCCCGCGCCGCTTCCTCGGCGTCGCCCTGGAAGAGTTTTCCCTCGAGTTCCTCGTCGGCTGA
- the tssB gene encoding type VI secretion system contractile sheath small subunit, with product MKEGSVAPKERVNITYKPATGNAKEEVELPLKLLMLGDYTMRPDPTPLEDRKPINVDKDNFQKVMAEQKLSLNMAVKDRLSENEDNELNVNLKFRRLSDMEPAAIANQVPELKKLLELRAALTALKGPLGNEKAFRNKIQTILNDPAQRNRLINELGLKQGEE from the coding sequence ATGAAAGAAGGATCAGTCGCGCCGAAAGAACGCGTGAACATCACGTACAAGCCAGCGACGGGGAACGCGAAGGAAGAGGTCGAGCTCCCGCTGAAGCTCCTCATGCTTGGCGACTACACGATGCGCCCCGATCCGACGCCGCTCGAGGATCGGAAGCCCATCAACGTCGACAAGGACAACTTCCAGAAGGTGATGGCGGAGCAGAAGTTGTCCCTGAACATGGCGGTCAAGGATCGTCTGTCGGAGAACGAGGACAACGAGCTCAACGTCAACCTCAAGTTCCGGCGTTTGTCGGACATGGAGCCTGCGGCGATCGCCAACCAGGTGCCCGAGCTGAAGAAGCTGCTCGAGCTCCGCGCCGCGCTCACCGCGCTGAAGGGCCCGCTCGGAAACGAGAAGGCGTTCCGCAACAAGATTCAGACGATCTTGAACGATCCGGCCCAGCGCAACCGGCTCATCAACGAGCTCGGCCTGAAGCAGGGGGAGGAGTAA
- the tagF gene encoding type VI secretion system-associated protein TagF, with amino-acid sequence MFWRKKKGPASPPQIGCFGKLPATGDFIRFNAGGDELAAFDRWLGGGLDFAHRALGSSFDAAYQPSVGLFIFHGEGKGDEPPTRGMVGAWAASGDNAGRTYPMVVFASYDYGQLVSAGASLPIALWSLLASSYEIATSGRTLPVDAFVDRVSRIVPPSLDDADAAGAGYRSWLTTQSMKALWETGFGTDAGRFWVLQNVFASVEPFVGQENPKTGLCIRLPLGAGDAYAAAVWMDMTLRLSRWKNTLLNAFWVPQQTMLLHLGPPHVASFRELIAPTGYADHVVELCRPPTVDEPTSRRALGVQLDALVARSELTISGFLDGLSQ; translated from the coding sequence ATGTTCTGGCGAAAGAAGAAGGGTCCTGCGAGCCCCCCGCAGATTGGCTGCTTCGGCAAGCTGCCTGCGACGGGTGATTTCATCCGCTTCAATGCCGGCGGAGACGAACTCGCGGCGTTCGATCGCTGGCTCGGCGGGGGCCTCGATTTCGCGCATCGCGCGCTCGGCTCCTCGTTCGACGCGGCGTACCAGCCTTCCGTCGGGCTCTTCATCTTTCACGGTGAAGGCAAAGGCGACGAACCTCCCACGCGCGGCATGGTCGGCGCCTGGGCCGCGAGCGGCGACAACGCGGGTCGTACATACCCGATGGTTGTTTTTGCTTCGTACGATTACGGCCAGCTCGTCTCGGCCGGCGCGTCGCTCCCGATCGCGCTCTGGTCGCTGCTCGCCTCGTCGTACGAGATCGCCACGAGCGGGCGAACGCTCCCGGTCGACGCTTTCGTCGATCGCGTCTCGCGCATCGTTCCTCCTTCGCTCGACGACGCGGACGCCGCGGGCGCCGGGTATCGCTCGTGGCTCACCACGCAGTCGATGAAGGCGCTGTGGGAGACGGGCTTCGGCACGGATGCGGGCCGCTTCTGGGTCTTGCAGAACGTCTTCGCGTCGGTCGAGCCGTTTGTCGGCCAGGAGAACCCGAAGACGGGGCTCTGCATTCGCCTCCCGCTCGGCGCGGGCGACGCGTACGCGGCGGCGGTGTGGATGGACATGACGCTCCGCCTCTCGCGCTGGAAGAACACGCTGCTCAATGCCTTCTGGGTTCCGCAGCAGACGATGCTCCTCCACCTCGGTCCGCCGCACGTGGCCTCGTTCCGTGAGCTCATCGCGCCGACGGGTTATGCCGATCACGTGGTGGAGCTCTGCCGTCCTCCGACGGTCGACGAGCCCACCTCGCGCCGCGCCCTCGGCGTGCAGCTCGACGCCCTCGTGGCGCGCTCGGAGCTCACGATCTCGGGCTTCCTCGACGGCCTCTCCCAATAA